From Coffea arabica cultivar ET-39 chromosome 9c, Coffea Arabica ET-39 HiFi, whole genome shotgun sequence, one genomic window encodes:
- the LOC140003736 gene encoding uncharacterized protein isoform X3, whose translation MNSSRDWVVLSTAAALGALASISVISFYFFFNGKRKRFPFSSSTSNGRRSSSNVVVFKSSSNGSDESREIKAQPLNPFDPSKRKGYLSWDDYFMAIAFLSAERSKDPNRQVGACLVSQNGIILGIGYNGFPRGCSDDMLPWSKKSKNGNPLETKYPYVCHAEVNAILNTNHASAAGQKLYVTMFPCNECAKIIIQKLHKNEISAKYC comes from the exons ATGAATTCTTCGAGAGATTGGGTGGTGTTATCAACTGCGGCGGCTTTGGGTGCTTTGGCCTCAATTTCGGTTATAtctttctactttttcttcAACGGCAAAAGAAAGCGCTTCCCCTTTTCCTCCTCCACCTCCAACGGCCGCCGGAGCAGCAGCAACGTCGTCGTCTTCAAGTCGTCGTCTAACGGCTCTGATGAGAGTCGGGAGATTAAAGCTCAACCCTTGAACCCTTTTGATCCCTCCAAACGAAAAGG ATATTTGTCATGGGATGACTACTTTATGGCAATTGCATTTCTATCAGCTGAGAGGTCTAAAGATCCCAATAGGCAG GTTGGTGCATGTTTGGTCAGTCAAAATGGCATCATATTAG GCATTGGCTATAATGGATTCCCACGTGGGTGTTCGGACGACATGCTTCCATGGTCAAAG AAATCCAAGAATGGAAATCCACTGGAGACAAAGTACCC TTATGTTTGTCATGCTGAAGTCAATGCAATTCTTAATACAAATCATGCATCTGCTGCAGGACAG AAGCTTTATGTTACTATGTTTCCATGCAATGAATGTGCAAAGATTATTATCCAG AAACTGCATAAGAACGAAATTTCAGCTAAGTACTGCTGA
- the LOC140003736 gene encoding uncharacterized protein isoform X1, with product MNSSRDWVVLSTAAALGALASISVISFYFFFNGKRKRFPFSSSTSNGRRSSSNVVVFKSSSNGSDESREIKAQPLNPFDPSKRKGYLSWDDYFMAIAFLSAERSKDPNRQVGACLVSQNGIILGIGYNGFPRGCSDDMLPWSKKSKNGNPLETKYPYVCHAEVNAILNTNHASAAGQKLYVTMFPCNECAKIIIQSGVSEVIYFVEKRLDNSQTTYVASQKLLSMAGVKIRRHQPQMNQILIKFQEL from the exons ATGAATTCTTCGAGAGATTGGGTGGTGTTATCAACTGCGGCGGCTTTGGGTGCTTTGGCCTCAATTTCGGTTATAtctttctactttttcttcAACGGCAAAAGAAAGCGCTTCCCCTTTTCCTCCTCCACCTCCAACGGCCGCCGGAGCAGCAGCAACGTCGTCGTCTTCAAGTCGTCGTCTAACGGCTCTGATGAGAGTCGGGAGATTAAAGCTCAACCCTTGAACCCTTTTGATCCCTCCAAACGAAAAGG ATATTTGTCATGGGATGACTACTTTATGGCAATTGCATTTCTATCAGCTGAGAGGTCTAAAGATCCCAATAGGCAG GTTGGTGCATGTTTGGTCAGTCAAAATGGCATCATATTAG GCATTGGCTATAATGGATTCCCACGTGGGTGTTCGGACGACATGCTTCCATGGTCAAAG AAATCCAAGAATGGAAATCCACTGGAGACAAAGTACCC TTATGTTTGTCATGCTGAAGTCAATGCAATTCTTAATACAAATCATGCATCTGCTGCAGGACAG AAGCTTTATGTTACTATGTTTCCATGCAATGAATGTGCAAAGATTATTATCCAG TCAGGTGTCTCAGAAGTGATATACTTTGTGGAGAAGAGGTTGGATAACTCTCAAACTACCTATGTTGCATCACAAAAACTTCTATCCATGGCTGGTGTGAAA ATTAGAAGACATCAACCTCAGATGAATCagattttgatcaaatttcaggaGCTATAG
- the LOC140003736 gene encoding uncharacterized protein isoform X4: MNSSRDWVVLSTAAALGALASISVISFYFFFNGKRKRFPFSSSTSNGRRSSSNVVVFKSSSNGSDESREIKAQPLNPFDPSKRKGYLSWDDYFMAIAFLSAERSKDPNRQVGACLVSQNGIILGIGYNGFPRGCSDDMLPWSKKSKNGNPLETKYPYVCHAEVNAILNTNHASAAGQVSSNFVFSLLQFLEALCYYVSMQ; the protein is encoded by the exons ATGAATTCTTCGAGAGATTGGGTGGTGTTATCAACTGCGGCGGCTTTGGGTGCTTTGGCCTCAATTTCGGTTATAtctttctactttttcttcAACGGCAAAAGAAAGCGCTTCCCCTTTTCCTCCTCCACCTCCAACGGCCGCCGGAGCAGCAGCAACGTCGTCGTCTTCAAGTCGTCGTCTAACGGCTCTGATGAGAGTCGGGAGATTAAAGCTCAACCCTTGAACCCTTTTGATCCCTCCAAACGAAAAGG ATATTTGTCATGGGATGACTACTTTATGGCAATTGCATTTCTATCAGCTGAGAGGTCTAAAGATCCCAATAGGCAG GTTGGTGCATGTTTGGTCAGTCAAAATGGCATCATATTAG GCATTGGCTATAATGGATTCCCACGTGGGTGTTCGGACGACATGCTTCCATGGTCAAAG AAATCCAAGAATGGAAATCCACTGGAGACAAAGTACCC TTATGTTTGTCATGCTGAAGTCAATGCAATTCTTAATACAAATCATGCATCTGCTGCAGGACAGGTTAGCTCCAACTTTGTATTCTCTCTTCTTCAGTTCTTAG AAGCTTTATGTTACTATGTTTCCATGCAATGA
- the LOC140003736 gene encoding uncharacterized protein isoform X2, with protein sequence MNSSRDWVVLSTAAALGALASISVISFYFFFNGKRKRFPFSSSTSNGRRSSSNVVVFKSSSNGSDESREIKAQPLNPFDPSKRKGYLSWDDYFMAIAFLSAERSKDPNRQVGACLVSQNGIILGIGYNGFPRGCSDDMLPWSKKSKNGNPLETKYPYVCHAEVNAILNTNHASAAGQVSSNFVFSLLQFLGTFLPTCPPPSSSNTKRKSKR encoded by the exons ATGAATTCTTCGAGAGATTGGGTGGTGTTATCAACTGCGGCGGCTTTGGGTGCTTTGGCCTCAATTTCGGTTATAtctttctactttttcttcAACGGCAAAAGAAAGCGCTTCCCCTTTTCCTCCTCCACCTCCAACGGCCGCCGGAGCAGCAGCAACGTCGTCGTCTTCAAGTCGTCGTCTAACGGCTCTGATGAGAGTCGGGAGATTAAAGCTCAACCCTTGAACCCTTTTGATCCCTCCAAACGAAAAGG ATATTTGTCATGGGATGACTACTTTATGGCAATTGCATTTCTATCAGCTGAGAGGTCTAAAGATCCCAATAGGCAG GTTGGTGCATGTTTGGTCAGTCAAAATGGCATCATATTAG GCATTGGCTATAATGGATTCCCACGTGGGTGTTCGGACGACATGCTTCCATGGTCAAAG AAATCCAAGAATGGAAATCCACTGGAGACAAAGTACCC TTATGTTTGTCATGCTGAAGTCAATGCAATTCTTAATACAAATCATGCATCTGCTGCAGGACAGGTTAGCTCCAACTTTGTATTCTCTCTTCTTCAGTTCTTAGGTACCTTTCTTCCCACCTGTCCTCCCCCCTCCTCATCCAACacaaaaaggaaatccaagagATGA
- the LOC140003736 gene encoding uncharacterized protein isoform X5 yields the protein MNSSRDWVVLSTAAALGALASISVISFYFFFNGKRKRFPFSSSTSNGRRSSSNVVVFKSSSNGSDESREIKAQPLNPFDPSKRKGYLSWDDYFMAIAFLSAERSKDPNRQVGACLVSQNGIILGIGYNGFPRGCSDDMLPWSKKSKNGNPLETKYPYVCHAEVNAILNTNHASAAGQKLYVTMFPCNECAKIIIQ from the exons ATGAATTCTTCGAGAGATTGGGTGGTGTTATCAACTGCGGCGGCTTTGGGTGCTTTGGCCTCAATTTCGGTTATAtctttctactttttcttcAACGGCAAAAGAAAGCGCTTCCCCTTTTCCTCCTCCACCTCCAACGGCCGCCGGAGCAGCAGCAACGTCGTCGTCTTCAAGTCGTCGTCTAACGGCTCTGATGAGAGTCGGGAGATTAAAGCTCAACCCTTGAACCCTTTTGATCCCTCCAAACGAAAAGG ATATTTGTCATGGGATGACTACTTTATGGCAATTGCATTTCTATCAGCTGAGAGGTCTAAAGATCCCAATAGGCAG GTTGGTGCATGTTTGGTCAGTCAAAATGGCATCATATTAG GCATTGGCTATAATGGATTCCCACGTGGGTGTTCGGACGACATGCTTCCATGGTCAAAG AAATCCAAGAATGGAAATCCACTGGAGACAAAGTACCC TTATGTTTGTCATGCTGAAGTCAATGCAATTCTTAATACAAATCATGCATCTGCTGCAGGACAG AAGCTTTATGTTACTATGTTTCCATGCAATGAATGTGCAAAGATTATTATCCAG TAA